Proteins encoded within one genomic window of Macrotis lagotis isolate mMagLag1 chromosome 3, bilby.v1.9.chrom.fasta, whole genome shotgun sequence:
- the LOC141519538 gene encoding olfactory receptor 5T9-like, with product MPNDTEVTMFVLIGFTDRLELKVILFLLFLAIYLFTLVGNLGLVVLVVVDSRLHTPMYHFLSVLSFLDACYSSVVTPKMLVNFLAENKTISFSSCVAQMLLFVTFGTTECFLLAAMAYDRYVAICNPLLYTAVMSPQVYVPLIIGSYIGGVSHAIIHTVATFSLSFCASNVIRHIFCDIPPLLAISCSDTHVNELLLFIFVSSIEILTILIVLFSYGFILAAILRIRSAEGRKKVFSTCGSHMTGVAIYHGTILFMYMRPSSSYSLSHDMVVSVFYTIVIPMLNPIIYSLRNKDVKEAIKKVLEKTWLTHNISFPC from the coding sequence ATGCCTAATGATACTGAGGTCACCATGTTTGTTCTAATTGGCTTCACGGACCGACTAGAGCTAAAGGTCATCCtcttcttgctgttccttgcaATCTATCTCTTCACCCTAGTGGGAAATCTGGGCTTAGTTGTGTTGGTTGTGGTGGATTCCCGACTCCACACCCCCATGTACCATTTCCTGAGTGTCTTATCCTTCTTGGATGCCTGTTATTCCTCAGTGGTCACACCTAAAATGCTGGTCAATTTTCTAGCAGAAAATAAGACGATATCGTTCTCTAGTTGTGTTGCCCAGATGCTTCTTTTTGTTACTTTTGGGACCACTGAATGCTTCCTCTTGGCTGCTATGGCATATGACCGCTATGTCGCAATCTGTAACCCCCTGCTCTACACAGCCGTCATGTCTCCACAAGTCTATGTGCCTCTCATCATTGGATCATATATAGGGGGAGTATCACATGCCATTATACATACTGTGGCCACATTTAGTTTATCCTTTTGTGCATCCAATGTAATCAGACACATCTTCTGTGATATCCCTCCTCTCTTGGCCATCTCCTGTTCTGATACTCATGTCAATGAATTGTTGCttttcatctttgtgagttcaattGAGATTCTCACCATTCTGATTGTCCTGTTTTCCTATGGTTTCATCTTGGCTGCCATTCTAAGGATTCGCTCAgctgaagggagaaagaaagtctTCTCTACCTGTGGTTCCCACATGACAGGGGTCGCCATCTACCATGGCACCATCCTCTTCATGTACATGAGACCTTCTTCCAGCTACTCTCTGAGCCATGACATGGTAGTGTCTGTATTTTATACTATTGTGATTCCTATGTTGAATCCCATCATCTATAGTTTGAGGAACAAAGATGTGAAGGAAGCAATCAAAAAAGTTTTGGAGAAGACCTGGCTTACCCATAATATATCTTTTCCTTGTTAG
- the LOC141519539 gene encoding olfactory receptor 5T9-like, with protein sequence MPNDTEVTMFVLIGFTDRLELKVILFLLFLAIYLFTLVGNLGLVVLVVVDSQLHTPMYHFLSVLSFLDACYSSVVTPKMLVNFLAKNKTISFPGCVAQMLLFVSFGTTESFLLAAMAYDRFVAICNPLLYTAVMSPQVYVPLIIGSYIGGVSHAIIHTVATFSLSFCASNVIRHIFCDIPPLLAISCSDTHVNELLLFIFVSSIEILTILIVLFSYGFILAAILRIRSAEGRKKVFSTCGSHMTGVAIYHGTILFMYMRPSSSYSLSHDMVVSVFYTIVIPMLNPIIYSLRNKDVKEAIKKVLEKTWFTHNIFFPC encoded by the coding sequence ATGCCTAATGATACTGAGGTCACCATGTTTGTTCTAATTGGCTTCACGGACCGACTAGAGCTAAAGGTCATCCtcttcttgctgttccttgcaATCTATCTCTTTACCTTAGTGGGAAATCTGGGCTTAGTTGTGTTGGTTGTGGTGGATTCCCAACTCCACACCCCCATGTACCATTTCCTGAGTGTCTTATCCTTCTTGGATGCCTGTTATTCCTCAGTGGTCACACCTAAGATGCTGGTCAATTTTCTAGCAAAGAATAAGACGATTTCCTTTCCTGGATGTGTTGCCCAGATGCTTCTCTTTGTTAGTTTTGGGACCACTGAATCCTTCCTCTTGGCTGCTATGGCCTATGACCGCTTTGTTGCAATCTGTAACCCCCTGCTCTACACAGCCGTCATGTCTCCACAAGTCTATGTGCCTCTCATCATTGGATCATATATAGGGGGGGTATCACATGCCATTATACATACTGTGGCCACATTTAGTTTATCCTTTTGTGCATCCAATGTAATCAGACACATCTTCTGTGATATCCCTCCTCTCTTGGCCATCTCCTGTTCTGATACGCATGTCAATGAATTGCTGCttttcatctttgtgagttcaattGAGATTCTCACCATTCTGATTGTCCTGTTTTCCTATGGTTTCATCTTGGCTGCCATTCTAAGGATTCGCTCAgctgaagggagaaagaaagtctTCTCTACCTGTGGTTCCCACATGACAGGGGTTGCCATCTACCATGGCACTATCCTCTTCATGTACATGAGACCTTCTTCCAGCTACTCTCTGAGCCATGACATGGTAGTGTCTGTATTTTATACCATTGTGATTCCTATGTTGAATCCCATCATCTATAGTTTGAGGAACAAAGATGTGAAGGAGGCAATCAAAAAAGTTTTGGAGAAGACCTGGTTTAcccataatatattttttccttgttaG